In Numidum massiliense, a single genomic region encodes these proteins:
- a CDS encoding Tex family protein — MELSYSEQIATELNIRPAQVEASIRLLDEGNTIPFIARYRKEMTDELNEDALRAVDERYRYLKQLTSRKEEVIRLIDEQEKLTEELAESIRQATKLQEVDDLYRPYRPKRKTRGSIAREKGLEPLAAHLKQCRDAEQLEKLAIQFVSVEQEVATPEEALAGASDIVAEEIADRADIRQWVRQTIWREGNLHTTVRDESIESVYEMYYDYTEPIDAIPPHRVLAINRGEKEGVLRIKIEAPEEAIYEYIQQKAFGSEEGTTPWWDDIVRDSYKRLIAPAIERDIRNELTDKGEVQAIHIFTENLRNLLLQPPLPNNVVLGVDPAYRTGCKLAVVDDTGKLLHVEVCYPTPPQKKIAEAKLIFHRIIKTYNVSLIAIGNGTASRETELFVADVIKECSKNVQYIVVNEAGASVYSASKVAQDEFPDLDVSERSAVSIARRIQDPLAELVKIEPKAVGVGQYQHDVNQKKLSESLQAVVESAVNHVGVDLNTASTSLLQYVSGITPAVARNIVKYRETEGRFNSREELKHVPRLGTKTFEQSVGFLRIPRGEHPLDNTPIHPESYSTVEALLDWLGADYELIGVELLNEELRQLDYEAAAKQLNCGIPTLKDIVEALLRPGRDPRASLPKPNTRTDILKIEDLSEGMKLEGTVRNVVDFGAFVDIGLKNDALVHISKLSTKFVRHPMQIVSVGDHVDVWVIGVDTRRERVSLSMIPPSL; from the coding sequence ATGGAGCTGTCATATAGCGAACAGATTGCTACAGAATTAAATATACGCCCAGCGCAAGTAGAAGCGAGCATTCGCTTGCTAGACGAAGGGAATACGATCCCTTTTATCGCGCGTTACCGCAAAGAAATGACGGACGAGTTGAACGAAGACGCACTCCGAGCCGTCGATGAACGGTACCGCTACTTAAAACAACTGACATCGCGTAAAGAAGAAGTTATTCGCTTAATCGACGAACAGGAAAAGTTGACAGAAGAACTAGCGGAAAGCATCCGCCAAGCGACGAAGTTACAAGAAGTGGATGATCTCTACCGCCCCTATCGCCCAAAGCGGAAAACGCGGGGCTCCATCGCGCGCGAGAAAGGGCTAGAACCACTCGCAGCACATCTCAAACAGTGTCGCGATGCGGAACAGTTGGAGAAGCTAGCCATCCAATTTGTTTCTGTAGAACAGGAAGTTGCAACCCCTGAGGAAGCGCTTGCAGGCGCCTCTGACATCGTCGCTGAAGAAATCGCCGACCGCGCGGACATTCGTCAATGGGTGCGCCAGACGATCTGGAGAGAAGGGAACTTGCACACGACCGTGCGCGATGAATCGATTGAATCGGTTTACGAAATGTATTACGACTACACGGAACCGATCGACGCTATTCCGCCGCACCGCGTGTTGGCGATCAACCGCGGGGAAAAAGAGGGAGTGTTGCGCATTAAGATCGAGGCGCCAGAAGAAGCCATTTACGAATATATACAGCAAAAGGCTTTCGGTAGTGAAGAGGGGACGACACCGTGGTGGGACGACATTGTGCGCGATAGTTATAAGCGGTTAATCGCCCCTGCGATCGAGCGCGATATCCGGAACGAGTTAACGGATAAAGGGGAAGTACAAGCGATTCACATTTTTACAGAGAACCTGCGAAATTTATTGTTGCAGCCGCCGCTTCCGAACAACGTCGTACTCGGCGTCGACCCGGCGTACCGCACGGGATGTAAATTGGCCGTCGTTGACGATACGGGAAAATTGCTGCACGTCGAGGTGTGTTACCCGACTCCGCCACAGAAAAAAATTGCCGAGGCCAAACTCATTTTTCACCGCATTATAAAAACGTACAACGTCAGCCTAATCGCGATCGGCAACGGGACGGCTTCGCGGGAAACGGAGTTGTTCGTTGCCGACGTCATTAAAGAGTGCAGCAAAAACGTGCAATATATCGTCGTCAACGAGGCAGGTGCCAGCGTGTATTCTGCTTCGAAGGTCGCGCAAGACGAATTCCCGGATCTCGACGTGTCGGAGCGCAGCGCTGTTTCCATCGCTAGACGCATTCAAGATCCGCTCGCCGAACTCGTAAAAATCGAGCCGAAAGCCGTTGGCGTCGGACAATACCAACACGATGTGAACCAAAAGAAATTGAGTGAAAGTTTACAAGCAGTTGTCGAATCGGCCGTCAACCACGTCGGAGTCGACTTAAATACGGCGTCGACGTCGCTATTGCAATACGTTTCCGGCATTACGCCTGCCGTAGCGCGCAACATTGTCAAATACCGCGAAACAGAGGGGCGTTTTAACTCGCGAGAAGAGCTAAAACACGTGCCGCGCCTCGGGACAAAAACATTCGAGCAGTCTGTCGGTTTTTTACGTATTCCGCGCGGTGAACATCCGCTCGACAATACACCGATTCATCCGGAATCTTACTCGACCGTTGAGGCGCTACTCGACTGGCTAGGTGCCGACTACGAGTTAATCGGTGTCGAACTGTTGAATGAAGAGTTGCGGCAATTAGATTACGAAGCCGCTGCCAAACAGTTAAACTGCGGTATTCCGACGTTAAAAGATATTGTCGAAGCATTACTGCGCCCTGGGCGCGATCCGCGCGCGTCATTGCCAAAACCGAACACGCGCACGGATATATTGAAAATCGAAGATTTATCCGAAGGGATGAAACTCGAAGGAACGGTACGCAACGTCGTCGATTTCGGCGCCTTTGTCGACATCGGCTTAAAAAATGACGCCCTCGTGCACATTTCCAAACTGAGTACCAAGTTTGTGCGCCATCCGATGCAAATCGTTTCCGTCGGCGATCACGTCGACGTATGGGTGATCGGTGTCGATACACGTCGCGAGCGCGTGTCTCTCAGCATGATCCCACCAAGCTTATAG
- the sigB gene encoding RNA polymerase sigma factor SigB: protein MSANTHLRDNGDLRVLIEQYQSNPTRTLQHEIVNRYRKLVESLAASFAGGNESYEDLVQVGMIGLLGALERYDPRFETSFEGFAVPTIVGEIKRYIRDKTWSVHVPRRIKELGPRIKKAVDVLTAYYQRSPKIYELAEYLQVTEEEILETMEMGRSYHALSFDSPIEADGDGSTVTMLDLIGVDEDGYERVNRQVALDTARRVLSERENTIIHLTFYENLSQKKAGEALGISQMHVSRLQRRALKKLKHAMHMDACECF from the coding sequence ATGTCCGCAAACACGCACCTTCGGGATAACGGTGACTTGCGTGTTCTCATCGAACAGTACCAGAGTAATCCGACGCGTACGTTGCAACACGAGATTGTCAATCGCTATCGCAAGCTAGTCGAATCACTAGCTGCTAGTTTTGCCGGGGGAAACGAGTCGTATGAGGACTTAGTACAAGTTGGCATGATCGGCTTACTTGGTGCATTAGAAAGATATGACCCGCGATTTGAGACTAGTTTCGAAGGATTTGCCGTGCCGACGATCGTCGGTGAAATAAAGCGGTACATTCGCGATAAAACGTGGAGTGTGCATGTGCCGCGGCGCATTAAGGAGCTTGGTCCCCGCATAAAAAAAGCAGTCGACGTTTTGACCGCTTACTACCAGCGTTCCCCAAAAATTTACGAGCTTGCCGAGTATTTGCAAGTAACGGAAGAAGAAATATTAGAAACGATGGAAATGGGACGCAGCTACCACGCGTTATCATTTGACAGCCCGATTGAGGCAGACGGTGACGGCAGTACGGTGACGATGCTCGACCTCATCGGTGTAGACGAAGACGGTTACGAACGAGTCAACCGGCAGGTCGCGTTAGATACGGCGCGCCGCGTGCTTAGTGAGCGTGAAAATACAATCATTCATTTGACGTTTTATGAAAACCTCAGTCAGAAAAAAGCAGGAGAAGCGTTAGGCATTTCACAAATGCACGTTTCCAGATTACAGCGCCGCGCCTTAAAAAAATTGAAGCACGCGATGCACATGGACGCATGCGAATGCTTTTAA
- a CDS encoding type II toxin-antitoxin system PemK/MazF family toxin — protein sequence MIVKRGDVYFADLSPVVGSEQGGVRPVLVIQNNIGNRFSPTVIVAAITAQIQKAKLPTHVEIDAKMYGFDRDSVVLLEQIRTIDKQRLTDKITHLDEDIMEKIDEALQISLGLIDF from the coding sequence TTGATCGTCAAACGCGGCGACGTTTATTTTGCGGATCTGTCCCCGGTCGTCGGCTCTGAACAGGGCGGTGTACGACCGGTACTCGTTATCCAAAACAATATTGGCAATCGCTTTAGCCCCACTGTCATCGTTGCCGCTATAACAGCGCAAATTCAGAAGGCAAAACTCCCTACGCACGTAGAGATCGATGCAAAAATGTACGGTTTTGACCGCGACTCTGTCGTGCTGCTAGAACAGATCCGCACGATCGACAAGCAACGGCTAACCGATAAGATTACTCACTTAGACGAAGATATAATGGAAAAAATCGATGAAGCCCTACAAATTAGTCTAGGGCTTATCGATTTCTAA
- a CDS encoding CopG family ribbon-helix-helix protein: MISLPQHLLREVDGMVEKECSNRSELIRRAMKLYIQERKKRHIRETMQRGYMEMAKINLNMASEAFEAEEEADLTLNRLVSGV, from the coding sequence ATGATTAGTTTACCGCAGCATTTACTCCGTGAGGTTGATGGTATGGTGGAAAAAGAATGTTCCAACCGCAGTGAACTCATTCGCCGGGCGATGAAGTTGTACATTCAGGAACGGAAAAAACGACACATTCGCGAAACGATGCAGCGCGGTTATATGGAAATGGCCAAAATAAATTTAAATATGGCGTCAGAAGCGTTTGAAGCGGAGGAAGAAGCGGATCTCACTTTAAACCGTCTGGTTAGTGGGGTGTAG
- the alr gene encoding alanine racemase, translated as MTQRYYRETVVEIDLDAIGHNVQAFRAWLPRETNIMAVVKANAYGHGAPPVAREALASGASYLAVATLDEAIELQEAGIDAPILVLGYVPAYGLPEAIRRCVRLTVYRPDQLQQVMAAARALGQTALLHLKVDTGMGRLGIQLSEVEPLLRPTINSREVTWEGIFTHFACADARDKTATDQQADLFSQFVAKCRALGVTFPFVHCANSATAIDMPQYGYNMARIGVSLYGLYPSDEVEKQHVALKPALTLKTKIVHVKRVPPGTALSYGATYRTKTDVTIATLPIGYADGLNRLLSNRGCALVGGRRVPIVGRICMDQTLLAVPDGLTVANGDEVVLYGRQGDEQICVDEVAKLLGTINYEVTCAIGHRVPRIYVGSKKARCVD; from the coding sequence ATGACACAGCGTTATTACCGCGAGACGGTAGTAGAAATAGATCTGGATGCGATCGGGCATAACGTGCAAGCCTTTCGCGCCTGGCTGCCCCGCGAAACGAACATTATGGCTGTCGTAAAAGCGAACGCGTACGGTCACGGTGCACCGCCGGTTGCCCGAGAGGCGCTGGCGAGTGGCGCGAGTTATTTGGCAGTGGCAACGCTAGACGAAGCGATTGAATTACAAGAAGCAGGGATCGACGCGCCAATTCTCGTTTTAGGATACGTTCCTGCATACGGACTCCCCGAAGCGATTCGCCGCTGCGTACGTTTAACCGTATACCGCCCCGATCAGTTGCAACAAGTGATGGCGGCGGCGCGCGCATTAGGTCAAACGGCACTCCTCCATTTAAAAGTAGATACAGGTATGGGTCGTCTCGGCATACAACTGAGCGAGGTCGAACCGTTGTTACGTCCGACGATTAATAGCCGCGAGGTGACGTGGGAAGGTATTTTCACGCACTTCGCGTGTGCTGATGCGCGCGATAAAACAGCTACTGATCAGCAAGCGGATCTTTTTTCACAATTTGTAGCGAAATGTCGAGCACTCGGAGTCACCTTTCCATTCGTTCACTGTGCTAACAGTGCTACAGCGATCGACATGCCGCAATACGGTTACAATATGGCGCGAATCGGCGTTAGTTTATACGGCTTGTATCCGTCGGACGAAGTAGAGAAGCAACACGTCGCCTTAAAACCTGCGCTGACGCTAAAGACGAAAATCGTGCACGTCAAACGCGTGCCGCCAGGGACAGCACTCAGCTACGGGGCGACGTATAGGACGAAGACAGACGTGACAATCGCGACACTGCCGATTGGCTACGCCGACGGCTTGAACCGCCTGTTGTCTAACCGCGGTTGTGCCCTCGTGGGCGGAAGGCGCGTGCCGATCGTCGGTCGCATCTGCATGGATCAAACGTTGCTCGCCGTTCCAGACGGACTAACCGTCGCCAACGGAGACGAAGTCGTCCTTTACGGGCGTCAAGGAGACGAACAAATTTGTGTCGACGAAGTCGCTAAACTGCTAGGGACGATCAATTACGAAGTGACGTGTGCGATCGGTCATCGCGTCCCGCGTATTTATGTAGGAAGCAAAAAAGCGAGATGTGTCGATTAG
- a CDS encoding LolA family protein — protein MPRSKWFLVFILALFVVVTGCGMKSEADIVEDLTVKSHAVDSYRSHATMTIQSGKEKHEYAIEVWYQPPHYYRVALKNTGKDVTQIILRNDEGVFVLTPKDDKYFSFQSNWPDEHGQPYLYQTLLNSIVGDESRTFEKVEDSYIFDVAANYKQNQMLKRQRIQLNKKYSPEKMSLLDADGKTLVEVSFEKFESDVRFDDKAFDMKRNMDDWGEEALAGAGDTQKEAVAKVGSLTPAHLPQGTKLESEQHIRLQNGEGIVYRYSGEHPFTLLERPANTAIPTIANSIGEPVQLGDTVGVVLHKGEEKELSWTNNGVEFQLRGALAEAEMVQIAESLQASK, from the coding sequence GTGCCTCGGAGTAAGTGGTTCCTCGTGTTCATACTCGCTCTGTTCGTCGTTGTCACTGGCTGTGGCATGAAGAGCGAAGCGGATATCGTGGAAGATTTAACGGTGAAATCTCACGCTGTCGACAGTTACCGATCCCATGCGACAATGACGATCCAGTCAGGGAAAGAAAAGCACGAATACGCGATCGAAGTGTGGTACCAACCGCCGCACTACTACCGCGTGGCGTTGAAAAATACAGGGAAAGACGTCACCCAAATCATATTGCGCAACGATGAAGGGGTATTCGTTCTCACGCCGAAAGACGACAAATATTTTAGTTTCCAAAGCAATTGGCCTGACGAGCACGGGCAACCATATTTGTACCAAACGTTGCTTAACAGCATTGTCGGCGACGAAAGCCGCACCTTTGAAAAAGTCGAAGACAGCTATATTTTTGATGTCGCGGCCAACTACAAACAGAATCAAATGTTAAAACGCCAACGCATTCAGTTGAATAAAAAATACTCCCCCGAAAAAATGTCGCTACTTGACGCTGACGGAAAAACGTTAGTAGAAGTTTCGTTCGAGAAATTTGAATCCGATGTGAGGTTTGACGATAAAGCATTCGACATGAAACGCAATATGGACGATTGGGGGGAGGAGGCGTTAGCCGGAGCCGGAGACACTCAAAAAGAAGCGGTAGCTAAGGTGGGCAGCCTTACCCCGGCACACCTCCCGCAAGGGACAAAGCTCGAAAGCGAACAGCACATCCGCCTACAGAACGGCGAGGGCATCGTCTACCGCTATAGTGGTGAGCATCCGTTCACTCTCCTAGAGCGGCCTGCTAATACGGCGATTCCTACTATCGCTAACAGTATCGGCGAGCCCGTGCAACTGGGAGACACTGTCGGCGTTGTCCTCCATAAAGGCGAGGAGAAAGAGCTAAGCTGGACGAACAACGGCGTCGAGTTTCAATTGCGAGGGGCGCTCGCGGAAGCAGAGATGGTCCAGATCGCCGAATCACTACAAGCGAGCAAATAA
- a CDS encoding bifunctional ADP-dependent NAD(P)H-hydrate dehydratase/NAD(P)H-hydrate epimerase — MYLVNAREMRQLDRQTIEEVGIPSAVLMEVAGRAVADEVKRRARCGSRVTVLAGSGNNGGDGFVAARHLHCAGYHVEVWLIGSEEKMSSEASNFWNVCQNLQLSMQTYRVIDAPRLKEALWQSDVVIDSLLGTGVKGAVREPLNEVIEAINAANVPLVVAVDVPSGVETDTGAVLGAAVRAHCTVTFAFPKWCHYLAPGATLAGECVVADIGIPSSLAAAFPVRAQVSERLLWTEAVKPRTPFSYKGTYGHVLVVGGSRGMAGAPVLTARAVLKAGAGLVTTAVPRDIQDVVAASFAEGMTWGVGRGTADGWHETTAASLCERMSQFQAVAIGPGMPRFSGDTQWLRTLVAQAKAPIVLDAGALSVLAEDLAMLTRCRETVVLTPHPGEMARLLGTSVSDIEQNRPAAARKLSGESGAVVVLKGRYSLTALPDGRLYLNPTGTPALAKGGSGDVLTGVVAALLAQQIDPAVAVPLAVYVHGYAGQLAEADDTPYSVLASDTVEHIGPALREVTSN; from the coding sequence GTGTATTTGGTTAATGCACGAGAGATGCGCCAGTTGGATCGACAAACGATCGAAGAGGTGGGCATTCCTTCTGCCGTGTTGATGGAAGTAGCAGGTCGGGCAGTCGCTGACGAAGTGAAGCGCCGTGCGCGATGTGGCAGTCGCGTCACCGTACTCGCGGGAAGCGGTAACAACGGGGGCGACGGGTTCGTGGCTGCGCGCCATTTACACTGCGCTGGTTATCACGTCGAGGTGTGGTTGATCGGTAGCGAGGAAAAAATGAGCAGCGAGGCGAGTAATTTTTGGAATGTTTGTCAGAACTTGCAGTTAAGCATGCAGACGTACCGCGTAATAGACGCACCGAGGTTAAAGGAAGCGTTGTGGCAGAGTGATGTCGTCATCGACAGTTTGCTCGGCACGGGAGTTAAGGGAGCGGTACGGGAGCCGCTGAACGAGGTTATTGAAGCGATTAACGCAGCAAATGTCCCCCTCGTCGTCGCGGTCGACGTGCCGAGCGGGGTAGAGACGGACACGGGGGCCGTGTTAGGGGCTGCTGTACGCGCGCACTGTACGGTGACATTCGCCTTTCCGAAGTGGTGTCACTATTTGGCGCCTGGTGCGACATTGGCGGGCGAATGTGTCGTCGCCGACATCGGCATTCCATCGTCGTTAGCCGCTGCGTTTCCCGTCCGCGCCCAAGTGAGCGAACGACTGTTGTGGACGGAGGCGGTAAAACCGCGAACCCCTTTTTCTTACAAAGGGACGTACGGGCACGTTCTCGTCGTCGGTGGCTCACGCGGGATGGCTGGGGCGCCCGTCCTTACGGCGCGGGCGGTGCTGAAGGCGGGTGCGGGGCTAGTGACGACAGCAGTGCCACGTGACATACAAGACGTCGTCGCGGCGAGCTTTGCGGAAGGGATGACGTGGGGAGTCGGTAGAGGTACGGCAGATGGTTGGCACGAAACGACGGCTGCATCGCTGTGTGAACGAATGTCGCAGTTTCAGGCGGTGGCGATTGGACCAGGTATGCCGCGTTTTTCCGGTGACACACAATGGCTGCGCACGCTTGTCGCACAGGCTAAGGCGCCGATCGTGCTCGACGCCGGCGCCTTATCGGTACTAGCTGAAGACTTGGCCATGTTAACTCGTTGCCGCGAGACCGTCGTGCTAACGCCGCACCCAGGAGAAATGGCTCGCTTGTTAGGGACGTCAGTCAGCGATATCGAACAAAACCGCCCGGCAGCAGCACGTAAGCTTTCCGGCGAAAGCGGTGCGGTCGTCGTACTGAAAGGGCGGTACTCGTTAACGGCGTTACCTGACGGCCGCTTGTACTTGAATCCGACGGGCACGCCGGCGCTAGCGAAGGGCGGTTCCGGCGACGTGCTGACCGGGGTCGTTGCCGCTTTACTCGCGCAACAGATCGATCCCGCAGTTGCCGTCCCGCTCGCTGTCTACGTTCACGGCTATGCAGGACAACTGGCGGAGGCTGACGATACGCCTTATAGTGTACTCGCTTCGGATACGGTGGAACACATCGGGCCCGCGCTTCGCGAAGTGACATCCAACTAG
- the acpS gene encoding holo-ACP synthase, translating into MIIGIGLDVVELERFTGDQFTRLAARILTKRERAQLVGGDVRQREYVAGRFAAKEALSKAAGTGIGRQVSWHDIEVLAEATGRPTMTVSEEARTRLGWEDVRIHVTITHSRTIAAAQVVLERG; encoded by the coding sequence GTGATTATCGGGATCGGGTTAGATGTTGTCGAGTTGGAGCGTTTCACCGGTGACCAGTTTACGCGCCTCGCCGCACGCATTCTCACAAAGCGGGAACGCGCGCAGCTCGTCGGCGGCGACGTGCGCCAGCGTGAGTATGTAGCGGGGCGATTTGCGGCCAAAGAGGCGCTTTCTAAAGCGGCGGGGACGGGAATCGGACGCCAAGTGAGCTGGCATGACATCGAAGTGCTAGCCGAGGCGACGGGACGGCCAACAATGACCGTCAGCGAGGAGGCCCGTACACGGCTCGGGTGGGAAGACGTACGGATCCACGTCACGATAACCCATTCTCGGACGATTGCTGCGGCACAAGTCGTCCTCGAACGAGGTTGA
- a CDS encoding alpha/beta fold hydrolase: MLDIEEKMHTFSNTRMYVQCAGSAEQAVLLIHGFLGSTFSWRFLLPQLSPFCKVFAVDLPGFGRSDKSTKYPYTLAAYAKSLYDLLQAEGVKRVTLIAHSLGGQIALRLATIAPQLVKQLVLIAPSGYLPEATRLQKFIYALPFTHRFVPFMLKDERVHKELSSVIYRTDAIDIQSLYDGYVPPLKERSFHRALLKFARARESDLSPEALRSVRHRTLLIWGRHDRVVPLTVGQRLSQDLPNVQLEVVEEAGHLPMEEKPREVMRHVTNFLSLPVKKSRATEPDTTSTETVETGTTETEHPVSKGAVMDS, translated from the coding sequence TTGCTCGACATTGAAGAAAAAATGCACACATTTTCCAACACGCGCATGTACGTGCAATGCGCGGGAAGCGCAGAGCAAGCCGTCCTGCTCATCCACGGCTTTCTCGGGTCGACGTTTTCTTGGCGATTCCTGTTGCCGCAGTTAAGCCCATTTTGCAAAGTGTTCGCCGTCGATCTCCCCGGTTTCGGCCGTAGTGACAAAAGCACGAAATATCCATACACACTCGCTGCATACGCAAAATCGCTTTACGACCTCCTGCAAGCTGAAGGTGTCAAACGAGTCACGTTGATCGCCCACTCACTCGGTGGGCAAATCGCGTTGCGGTTAGCGACGATCGCCCCGCAGCTCGTGAAACAACTCGTCCTAATCGCGCCATCAGGTTATTTACCAGAGGCGACGCGCCTCCAAAAATTTATATACGCCCTCCCCTTTACTCACCGATTCGTCCCGTTCATGCTCAAAGATGAACGGGTTCACAAAGAACTGAGTAGCGTCATCTACCGCACGGACGCCATCGACATCCAAAGCTTGTACGACGGTTACGTGCCACCGCTCAAAGAACGTTCCTTTCACCGTGCGCTACTCAAGTTCGCACGTGCGCGTGAGAGCGATCTGTCACCAGAAGCGTTACGGAGCGTTAGACACCGCACACTACTCATCTGGGGGCGCCACGACCGCGTCGTCCCGCTCACTGTGGGACAGCGCCTATCGCAAGACCTCCCTAATGTGCAATTAGAAGTTGTGGAAGAAGCTGGACATTTACCGATGGAAGAAAAACCGCGGGAAGTGATGCGCCATGTGACAAACTTTCTCTCCCTCCCAGTGAAAAAAAGTCGTGCAACGGAGCCAGACACGACATCAACAGAAACGGTGGAAACAGGGACAACGGAAACGGAGCATCCTGTCAGTAAAGGTGCGGTAATGGATTCGTGA
- a CDS encoding BrxA/BrxB family bacilliredoxin: MSMFYRQYMDDIVKPMREELTSIGFKELLTPEDVVETLENNKGTTVVFVNSVCGCAGGLARPAMAYSLKHDVTPDHLVTVFAGQDKEATAKAREYFTGYPPSSPSIALLKDGHIQWMLPREQIEGRDGHAIVADLTAAYDKYCG, from the coding sequence ATGTCGATGTTTTATAGGCAATATATGGACGATATCGTTAAGCCGATGCGCGAAGAACTGACTTCGATCGGTTTTAAGGAGCTTTTGACCCCCGAAGACGTCGTCGAAACACTGGAAAACAATAAAGGGACGACGGTCGTTTTTGTCAACTCGGTGTGTGGCTGTGCCGGTGGTCTCGCCCGCCCAGCAATGGCGTATTCGCTGAAACACGACGTGACGCCAGACCATTTAGTGACGGTGTTCGCTGGCCAAGATAAAGAAGCGACCGCAAAGGCCCGCGAGTACTTTACGGGCTACCCGCCGTCATCTCCTTCGATCGCACTGCTGAAAGATGGTCACATTCAGTGGATGTTGCCGCGCGAACAAATTGAAGGACGCGACGGACACGCGATTGTCGCCGATTTAACTGCGGCGTACGACAAATACTGCGGCTAA
- a CDS encoding Glu/Leu/Phe/Val family dehydrogenase has product MKENTNPYEIVKQQIQAAAEKLGLNDGVVQILSRPMRVLSVSFPVKMDDGTIRVFDGYRSQHCDVLGPTKGGIRFHPDVTKDEVVALSMWMTFKCSIVGVPYGGGKGGVICDPRKLSEGELERVSRGFMEAIASFVGPDKDIPAPDIYTNAQVMGWMMDTYSRIKQTYSPAVITGKPLSIGGSRGRSEATARGCVFAIVEAMNQLGKPLACATVAVQGFGNAGRVAANLLHELGCKIVAVCDTTGAIYNPDGLSVEELEHLKDDEHSTINDCHGFSITVDELLELDVDILIPAAMENCITSENAHRIQARIVAEAANGPTTPAADRILAANDVLVIPDVLANAGGVTVSYFEWVQNLMNFYWTEDDINTKLHDAMVTAYRKVTDVAKEYDTDLRTAAFMTALLQLAEAMEARGWV; this is encoded by the coding sequence ATGAAAGAAAATACAAATCCGTACGAAATTGTCAAACAGCAAATTCAAGCTGCAGCAGAAAAACTCGGACTGAACGACGGTGTCGTACAAATTTTATCGCGCCCGATGCGTGTGCTCTCTGTGTCTTTTCCCGTGAAAATGGACGATGGCACGATTCGCGTCTTTGACGGGTACCGCTCCCAGCACTGTGACGTCCTCGGACCGACGAAAGGCGGCATCCGCTTTCACCCGGACGTCACAAAAGACGAAGTCGTCGCCTTATCGATGTGGATGACGTTTAAATGTAGCATCGTCGGCGTGCCGTACGGCGGGGGTAAAGGCGGTGTCATCTGCGACCCGCGCAAGCTAAGCGAAGGCGAACTTGAGCGGGTAAGCCGCGGCTTCATGGAAGCAATCGCTAGCTTCGTCGGCCCGGACAAAGACATTCCCGCACCAGATATCTATACGAACGCACAAGTGATGGGCTGGATGATGGATACGTACAGTCGCATCAAGCAAACGTACTCCCCGGCAGTCATTACCGGAAAGCCGCTCAGCATCGGTGGCTCGCGTGGACGCAGCGAAGCGACAGCCAGGGGATGTGTGTTCGCGATCGTCGAAGCGATGAACCAACTGGGAAAACCGCTGGCATGCGCCACAGTGGCCGTACAAGGGTTCGGCAATGCCGGTAGAGTAGCCGCCAACTTATTGCATGAGCTCGGGTGTAAAATCGTCGCCGTATGCGATACGACGGGCGCTATTTACAACCCGGACGGCCTTAGCGTTGAAGAGTTAGAACACCTCAAAGACGACGAACATAGCACGATTAACGACTGTCACGGCTTTTCAATTACGGTAGATGAACTGCTAGAGTTAGACGTCGATATCCTCATACCGGCGGCGATGGAAAACTGCATTACCTCGGAAAACGCACACCGCATCCAAGCACGGATCGTTGCCGAAGCAGCAAACGGCCCCACGACACCTGCTGCTGACCGCATTTTGGCGGCAAACGACGTACTCGTCATTCCTGACGTATTAGCTAACGCAGGCGGGGTGACCGTCTCATATTTTGAGTGGGTACAGAACTTAATGAACTTCTATTGGACCGAAGACGACATAAACACGAAACTGCACGACGCCATGGTCACGGCTTATCGCAAAGTGACAGATGTCGCGAAGGAATACGACACAGACTTGCGTACAGCGGCATTTATGACCGCCCTCTTACAGCTCGCAGAAGCGATGGAGGCACGTGGCTGGGTATAA